Proteins from one Oryza sativa Japonica Group chromosome 12, ASM3414082v1 genomic window:
- the LOC4352816 gene encoding uncharacterized protein, which translates to MVARMWPWPPPARKFRVRLVVRRAEGLTATATATASSSPVAEAKVAVEVRWKGPKASPLGSLRRVMHSNRTRLESAAEAAVAWEEEFERVETFTATSHRKSGAAFHPWDLAFSVFVNDSNKGPKGELILGTASLNLAEYTSASEEVEIILPLSVPNGSSESSPSLHLTLSLVELGPPHQSPDASQRSAVTAPLSPSSGDSVPSSKDEVSSVIKAGLRNLKILTDLVSTRRSKKTNRDDDGSEDKCYVHSDGAEYPSDTDSLDEDLDDRERDDGLGGSTVRKSFSYGSLQSVNYAGGLLYAHARIDGEHEDWIYYSHRKSEAGYSVEQEASSTAEEPVVSVSRRSLLPWKKKRKLNLRLLKVLKNKGEPLLKKGNDEEGGDDIDYDRRLLTTSDGNALEGSDSSINSMVSIFGDDNFVVGNWESKEVLSRDGHLRLSTQVFFASIDQRSERAAGESACTALVAVIADWFEANQDLMPIRSQFDSLIREGSLEWRKLCENETYRERFPDKHFDLETVLHAKIRPLTVSPNRSFIGFFQPESTEDGSGFDFLDGAMSFDNIWDEISRAAECSTEKPTLYIVSWNDHFFVLKVEAGAYYIIDTLGERLYEGCSQAYILKFDDNTTIHKVPAEKKEANPDSSGRLKDSSDSSSTDQDSGTDTEECELVSKGKESCKEYIKSFLAAIPIRELQADIKKGIIASTPLHHRLQIEFHYTESCPEEIPLPAPLPAIEAPFEFSWPEPPPAMEVTLAPAVAAI; encoded by the exons atggTGGCGAGGATGTGGCCGTGGCCGCCTCCGGCGAGGAAGTTCCGTGTCAGGCTGGTGGTGCGGCGGGCGGAGGGgctcacggcgacggcgacggcgacggcgagctcgtcgccggtggcggaggcgaaggtggcggtggaggtgagGTGGAAGGGGCCCAAGGCGTCGCCGCTGGGGTCGCTGCGGCGGGTGATGCACAGCAACCGGACGCggctggagtcggcggcggaggcggcggtggcgtgggagGAGGAGTTCGAGAGGGTGGAGACGTTCACGGCGACGTCGCACCGCAAGTCCGGCGCCGCCTTCCACCCGTGGGACCTCGCCTTCTCCGTCTTCGTCAAT GATTCAAATAAAGGGCCAAAGGGTGAATTGATTCTGGGTACCGCTTCACTGAACCTAGCAGAGTACACATCTGCTTCTGAAGAAGTCGAGATAATCCTCCCATTGTCGGTGCCAAACGGTTCATCCGAGTCTTCCCCATCACTTCAT CTCACTTTGAGCCTGGTGGAATTAGGACCTCCTCACCAATCACCTGATGCTTCACAGCGTTCTGCTGTTACCGCTCCATTGTCACCTTCCAGTGGTGACTCTGTTCCTTCCAGCAAAGATGAGGTTTCTTCTGTCATTAAAGCGGGGCTGAGAAATCTAAAAATTCTCACAGATCTAGTGTCGACACGGAGGTCCAAAAAGACTAACCGAGATGATGATGGCAGTGAGGATAAGTGCTATGTTCACAGTGATGGTGCTGAATACCCTTCTGATACTGACTCCCTCGACGAAGATCTAGATGATAGAGAGCGGGATGATGGCTTAGGGGGTTCAACTGTCAGGAAATCCTTCAGCTATGGTTCCTTGCAGTCTGTGAATTATGCCGGTGGCCTACTTTATGCACATGCAAGGATTGATGGAGAGCATGAGGACTGGATATACTACAGTCACCGGAAATCTGAAGCGGGTTATTCTGTAGAGCAAGAGGCCTCATCCACTGCTGAAGAACCTGTGGTTTCAGTATCGCGGAGGAGTCTGCTTCcctggaagaagaagaggaaattGAATTTACGGTTATTGAAGGTACTGAAGAATAAAGGGGAACCTTTACTGAAGAAGGGGAATGACGAAGAGGGAGGTGATGACATTGACTACGATCGGCGATTATTGACCACTTCTGACGGAAATGCTTTAGAG GGATCAGATAGCTCCATCAATAGTATGGTGTCAATATTTGGTGATGATAATTTTGTAGTTGGGAATTGGGAGTCAAAGGAAGTACTTAGTCGTGATGGCCACCTGAGGTTGTCTACCCAGGTGTTCTTTGCATCAATTGACCAGAGAAGCGAACGAGCTGCAGGGGAGAGTGCCTGTACAGCACTTGTAGCTGTCATTGCAGATTGGTTTGAAGCAAACCAGGATCTGATGCCAATCCGCTCGCAGTTTGATAGCCTTATCCGAGAAGGGTCTCTGGAATGGAGGAAACTCTGTGAGAACGAGACATACAGAGAGCGATTTCCTGACAAGCACTTTGATCTTGAAACTGTCCTTCATGCCAAGATCCGCCCACTCACAGTTTCCCCCAACAGGTCATTCATTGGGTTCTTCCAGCCTGAAAGTACTGAGGATGGAAGTGGATTCGATTTCCTTGATGGAGCAATGTCATTTGACAACATATGGGATGAGATTAGCCGAGCAGCAGAGTGCTCCACTGAAAAACCTACTCTATATATTGTCAGCTGGAATGACCATTTCTTCGTCCTCAAGGTTGAGGCTGGCGCATATTACATTATCGATACACTTGGTGAGAGGCTGTATGAAGGTTGCAGCCAAGCTTACATCTTGAAGTTTGACGACAACACTACAATTCACAAAGTACCTGCTGAAAAGAAAGAAGCCAACCCTGATTCCAGCGGGCGGTTGAAGGATTCGTCAGATAGCTCATCAACTGATCAGGACAGCGGAACTGACACTGAAGAGTGCGAGCTCGTGTCGAAGGGTAAAGAATCATGCAAAGAGTACATCAAGAGCTTCTTGGCTGCCATCCCGATCCGCGAGCTGCAGGCCGACATCAAGAAGGGTATCATAGCATCGACGCCACTGCACCACCGTCTCCAGATCGAGTTCCATTACACCGAATCATGCCCCGAGGAGATCCCGCTGCCTGCTCCATTACCTGCCATTGAAGCTCCCTTTGAGTTCTCCTGGCCTGAGCCGCCTCCTGCCATGGAGGTTACCCTAGCACCCGCAGTCGCCGCCATATAA
- the LOC107279713 gene encoding probable serine/threonine-protein kinase At1g54610 isoform X2: protein MWGPRIILYLQPFFLLPSSPMGCVHGRPSAPSRRPPPAARDPPPVAPKKPPAVAEKAAEEEEEKKTPKPARRERRARSSRSAAAEAACLGLREQVAAGWPVRLSAVVGEAIDGWTPRRADSFEKIDKVRTPALLEILILRRLHHPNVIKLEGLVTSRMSCSLYLVFEYMEHDLVGLAASPDINFTEPQVKCFPDMSSPRPQRPATRAAPPARTGRRHLAPAAPSCLPRCRGLLAPPRPRVPDMSSPPPMWPAATAAPHPGARHPRPHRPPPPPPSRSLIIIELPHASTHRVCRYIGLVFFFISSSLHTPSL, encoded by the exons atgtggggcccacgtatcATCCTCTACCTccaacccttcttcctcctcccttcctcacCCATGGGCTGCGTCCACGGCCGCCCCTCCGCCCCCTCTCGCCGACCACCCCCAGCAGCCCGCGACCCCCCGCCCGTCGCCCCGAAGaagccgcccgccgtcgccgagaaggcggccgaggaggaggaggagaagaagacgcCGAAGCCGGCCAGGAGGGAGAGGCGTGCACGGTCGTCGCGGTCTGCCGCCGCTGAGGCGGCCTGCCTGGGGCTCAGGGAGCAGGTGGCGGCCGGCTGGCCCGTCCGGctctccgccgtcgtcggcgaggcCATCGACGGCTGGACTCCGCGCCGCGCCGACTCCTTCGAGAAGATCGACAAGGTACGTACTCCTGCCCTCCTCGAGATCctcatcctccgccgcctccaccaccccaACGTCATCAAGCTCGAGGGCCTCGTCACCTCCCGCATGTCCTGCAGCCTCTACCTCGTCTTCGAGTACATGGAGCATGACCtcgtcggcctcgccgccaGCCCCGACATCAACTTCACCGAGCCACAG GTTAAGTGTTTCCCCGACATGTCGTCTCCACGGCCGCAGCGGCCGGCAACTAGGGCCGCGCCCCCCGCCcgcaccggccgccgccacctcgccccaGCCGCTCCCTCGTGCCTTCCTCGCTgccgcggcctcctcgcccCACCGCGCCCCCGCGTCCCCGACATGTCGTCCCCACCGCCGATGTGGCCGGCAGCGACAGCCGCCCCCCACCCCGGCGCGCGACATCCCCGCccgcaccggccgccgccgcctccccccagCCGCTCCCTCat TATAATAGAGCTTCCACACGCTAGTACGCACCGCGTGTGTAGATATAttggtttagtttttttttttatttcaagcagcctacatactccctccctctAG
- the LOC4352817 gene encoding ubiquitin carboxyl-terminal hydrolase 8, with product MPATPDDDPPAAASEAPSTSSAAADEDDRVFLVLHRWWREAQEGGGIEAAGVPYAAAPSGPTSYGIGMKVLSMFISDQAFTLRRADDLLQPDASASNAASSRTYALVAADLFSKARAWHIDSGKNAGKKSLSIEEGSVNIYPIMLRVSVTRDTNALTVKISKKDNSAENFKRANKILTSDSEPVHIWDFSGRTTFILMNEWNRMPQDTRSSDQEMPLEIHFYDLSEPTANGTNGKKDELALTMSRSMSNGSIMGMDLDSSGSSKQVGTGLIGLDNLGNTCFMNSAVQCLAHTSKLVDYFLGDFYKEINHNNPLGLKGELAYSFGDLLRKLWALDRTPVAPRQFKGKLARFAPQFSGFNQHDSQELLAFLLDGLHEDLNRVKCKPYSEAKDSDGRPDEEVADEYWGNHIARNDSIIVDICQGQYKSTLVCPDCRKVSVTFDPFMYLSLPLPSTTMRTMTITVFNTDGTTGPSPYTVSVPKSGDTKTLIDALSIACSLKGDERLLVAEVYNSALIRYLEEPSEVISLIRDGDRLVAYKLPKDSEDAPIVVFRNQRMESTLTSFGRKSWKSFGTPLVSSLPDTINGSTIFELYQKVMTPFRVPKDDSSGADHIIGKSSPVEETTDVDMNSDATESTSINNNDCDDETMTEDGMQFYFINERFPDQRMKIEMDQPIRLTASQKRLHVVVCWQDNGLEQYNFSSLDNLPEIYKAVLFSRRPQETCSLYACLEAFIKEEPLGPEDMWYCPGCKEHRQASKKLDLWRLPEILIIHLKRFSYSRYTKNKLETCVDFPVHDLDLSKYIGSRGQQISNHYRLYAISNHYGSMGGGHYTAYVYHEGKKGWYDFDDRHVGPISEESIKTSAAYVLFYRRIQGDDNRLDDTETGIDSSDCTT from the exons ATGCCCGCGACCCCCGACGACgacccaccggcggcggcgagcgaagccccgtcgacctcctccgcggcggcggatgaGGACGACCGCGTCTTCCTCGTCCTCCACAG GTGGTGGAGGGAGGCGCAGGAAGGGGGAGGGATCGAGGCGGCCGGGGTGCCGTACGCCGCGGCGCCGTCGGGCCCGACCTCCTACGGCATCGGCATGAAGGTGCTCAGCATGTTCATCTCCGACCAGGCCTTcaccctccgccgcgccgacgacctcctccagcccgacgcctccgcctccaacGCGGCCTCCTCCAGGACCTacgccctcgtcgccgccgacctcttCTCCAAGGCGCGCGCCTG GCATATTGATTCTGGCAAGAATGCGGGGAAAAAATCATTGTCTATCGAAGAAGGATCTGTAAACATTTACCCTATAATGCTCAGAGTTTCAGTCACGCGAGATACAAATGCACTAACCGTGAAGATCAGCAAAAAG GATAATTCTGCTGAGAACTTTAAACGGGCAAACAAGATTTTGACTTCAGACTCTGAGccg GTTCATATATGGGATTTCTCTGGACGAACAACTTTTATATTGATGAACGAATGGAATCGAATGCCCCAAGACACTCGGTCTTCTGATCAGGAG ATGCCTCTAGAAATACACTTCTATGATCTGTCAGAACCTACGGCAAATGGTACCAATGGGAAAAAAGATGAGTTAGCATTAACAATGAGTCGTTCAATGAGCAACGGCAGCATCATGGGCATGGATCTGGATTCAAGTGGAAGCTCTAAGCAAGTTGGCACTGGTTTAATAGGACTAGACAATCTTGGAAACACATGTTTCATGaacagtgcagtgcagtgcttAGCTCATACATCCAAGCTGGTTGACTACTTCCTTGGAGACTTCTATAAAGAAATAAACCATAATAACCCACTGGGGTTGAAG GGTGAGCTTGCGTATTCATTTGGGGATTTGTTGAGGAAGCTATGGGCTCTGGACAGGACCCCTGTTGCGCCTCGCCAATTTAAAGGAAAGCTTGCGCGCTTTGCCCCCCAGTTCAGTGGCTTTAATCAACATGATTCCCAG GAGCTTCTGGCTTTCTTGTTGGATGGACTCCATGAGGACTTGAATCGAGTGAAATGTAAACCATATTCTGAAGCAAAGGATTCAGATGGCCGTCCAGATGAAGAGGTCGCAGATGAGTACTGGGGAAACCATATAGCCCGGAATGATTCTATCATAGTTGATATCTGCCAG GGTCAATACAAGTCGACGTTAGTTTGCCCTGATTGCAGGAAAGTATCTGTAACATTTGACCCATTCATGTACCTGTCTTTGCCCCTGCCTTCAACAACTATGAGAACAATGACTATAACAGTCTTCAATACCGATGGGACTACTGGGCCATCTCCGTATACTGTGAGTGTACCGAAATCTGGAGATACAAAGACTCTTATCGATGCATTAAGCATTGCTTGTTCCTTGAAAGGCGACGAGCGCCTTTTGGTTGCTGAG GTCTACAATAGTGCACTTATCCGGTACTTGGAGGAACCTTCTGAAGTCATCTCCTTGATCAGAGATGGAGATCGCTTGGTTGCATATAAACTTCCAAAAGACAGTGAAGATGCTCCAATAGTGGTGTTCAGAAACCAACGGATGGA GTCCACCCTCACTAGTTTTGGCAGAAAATCCTGGAAGTCTTTTGGTACACCCCTTGTGTCAAGTCTTCCTGACACAATCAATGGGAGTACGATCTTTGAGCTTTACCAAAAGGTTATGACTCCATTCCGAGTACCAAAAGATGATAGTTCAGGTGCTGACCACATAATTGGCAAAAGCAGTCCTGTGGAGGAAACCACGGACGTTGATATGAACTCTGATGCAACAGAGTCAACCAGCATAAACAATAACGATTGTGACGATGAAACAATGACTGAAGATGGAATGCAATTTTACTTTATCAATGAGAGGTTTCCAGACCAACGCATGAAGATAGAAATGGACCAACCTATTAGACTTACTGCTTCACAGAAGCGACTGCATGTGGTTGTGTGTTGGCAGGACAATGGACTAGAGCAATACAATTTTAGTTCTTTAGATAATCTTCCAGAGATCTACAAGGCTGTCCTATTCTCAAGGAGACCACAGGAGACATGTTCTCTATATGCATGCCTTGAAGCTTTTATAAAGGAGGAACCGTTAGGCCCAGAAGACATgtg GTATTGCCCAGGCTGTAAAGAGCATCGCCAAGCTAGTAAGAAGTTAGACCTTTGGAGGCTACCGGAAATCCTTATAATACACCTGAAAAGATTTTCATACAGTCGATATACCAAAAACAAGCTAGAGACATGTGTGGACTTCCCGGTTCATGATCTTGACCTTTCAAAGTATATCGGTAGCAGGGGGCAACAGATTTCCAACCACTATCGACTGTATGCTATTAGTAATCACTATGGAAGCATGGGAGGTGGTCACTATACTGCATATGTTTAT CATGAAGGTAAGAAAGGGTGGTATGACTTTGATGACCGTCATGTGGGTCCTATAAGCGAGGAGAGTATAAAGACATCGGCAGCTTATGTTCTTTTTTATAGGCGGATACAGGGGGATGATAATAGGTTAGATGATACAGAAACAGGAATAGATTCTTCTGATTGTACAACATGA
- the LOC107279713 gene encoding probable serine/threonine-protein kinase At1g54610 isoform X1: MWGPRIILYLQPFFLLPSSPMGCVHGRPSAPSRRPPPAARDPPPVAPKKPPAVAEKAAEEEEEKKTPKPARRERRARSSRSAAAEAACLGLREQVAAGWPVRLSAVVGEAIDGWTPRRADSFEKIDKVRTPALLEILILRRLHHPNVIKLEGLVTSRMSCSLYLVFEYMEHDLVGLAASPDINFTEPQVKCFPDMSSPRPQRPATRAAPPARTGRRHLAPAAPSCLPRCRGLLAPPRPRVPDMSSPPPMWPAATAAPHPGARHPRPHRPPPPPPSRSLMPSSPPRPPRPTSPHRAPAFPKPAPPPPPFTALPSDGEEKKGEKR, encoded by the exons atgtggggcccacgtatcATCCTCTACCTccaacccttcttcctcctcccttcctcacCCATGGGCTGCGTCCACGGCCGCCCCTCCGCCCCCTCTCGCCGACCACCCCCAGCAGCCCGCGACCCCCCGCCCGTCGCCCCGAAGaagccgcccgccgtcgccgagaaggcggccgaggaggaggaggagaagaagacgcCGAAGCCGGCCAGGAGGGAGAGGCGTGCACGGTCGTCGCGGTCTGCCGCCGCTGAGGCGGCCTGCCTGGGGCTCAGGGAGCAGGTGGCGGCCGGCTGGCCCGTCCGGctctccgccgtcgtcggcgaggcCATCGACGGCTGGACTCCGCGCCGCGCCGACTCCTTCGAGAAGATCGACAAGGTACGTACTCCTGCCCTCCTCGAGATCctcatcctccgccgcctccaccaccccaACGTCATCAAGCTCGAGGGCCTCGTCACCTCCCGCATGTCCTGCAGCCTCTACCTCGTCTTCGAGTACATGGAGCATGACCtcgtcggcctcgccgccaGCCCCGACATCAACTTCACCGAGCCACAG GTTAAGTGTTTCCCCGACATGTCGTCTCCACGGCCGCAGCGGCCGGCAACTAGGGCCGCGCCCCCCGCCcgcaccggccgccgccacctcgccccaGCCGCTCCCTCGTGCCTTCCTCGCTgccgcggcctcctcgcccCACCGCGCCCCCGCGTCCCCGACATGTCGTCCCCACCGCCGATGTGGCCGGCAGCGACAGCCGCCCCCCACCCCGGCGCGCGACATCCCCGCccgcaccggccgccgccgcctccccccagCCGCTCCCTCatgccttcctcgccgccgcggcctcctcgcccCACCTCGCCCCATCGCGCCCCCGCGTTCCCGAAGCCGGCACCGCCACCCCCGCCCTTCACCGCACTACCGTCTGATGGGGaagagaaaaagggagagaaaagatag